One region of Trinickia violacea genomic DNA includes:
- a CDS encoding glutamine synthetase family protein, whose translation MNEIDDFLKKNRVTEIEAIIPDMAGIARGKIIPRSKFESGESMRLPQAVMIQTVTGDYPEDGTLTGVTDPDMVCVPDAGTIRMIPWAVESTAQVIHDCVHFDGTPVAISPRGVLRRVLELYKAKGWKPVIAPELEFYLVDMNKDPDLPLQPPIGRTGRPETGRQAYSIEAVNEFDPLFEDIYEYCEVQELEVDTLIHEVGAAQMEINFMHGDPLKLADSVFLFKRTVREAALRHKMYATFMAKPMEGEPGSAMHMHQSLVDEATGKNLFTAADSEPTSLFTGYIAGLQTYTPALMPIFAPYINSYRRLSRFMAAPINVAWGYDNRTVGFRIPHSGPAARRIENRIPGVDCNPYLAIAATLAAGYLGMTQRLEASKPLLSDGYALPYQLPRNLEEGLSLMSACEPIAEVLGEPFVKAYLALKETEYEAFFRVISSWERRHLLLHV comes from the coding sequence ATGAACGAGATCGACGACTTCCTGAAAAAGAACCGCGTCACCGAAATCGAAGCGATCATTCCTGATATGGCCGGGATCGCACGCGGCAAGATCATTCCGCGCAGCAAGTTCGAGTCCGGCGAGTCCATGCGCTTGCCGCAAGCGGTGATGATTCAGACCGTCACCGGGGACTATCCGGAAGACGGCACGCTCACCGGCGTCACCGACCCCGACATGGTGTGCGTCCCCGACGCCGGCACCATCCGCATGATTCCGTGGGCCGTCGAATCAACCGCTCAGGTGATTCACGATTGCGTCCACTTCGACGGCACACCCGTCGCGATCTCGCCGCGCGGTGTGCTGCGCCGCGTGCTCGAACTCTACAAGGCCAAAGGTTGGAAACCGGTCATCGCGCCCGAGCTCGAGTTCTATCTGGTCGACATGAACAAGGACCCCGATCTGCCTCTGCAACCGCCTATCGGCCGGACGGGTCGTCCGGAGACGGGGCGTCAGGCGTATTCAATCGAAGCCGTCAACGAATTCGATCCGCTGTTCGAAGACATTTACGAATACTGCGAGGTGCAGGAACTGGAAGTCGACACGCTGATTCACGAAGTCGGCGCCGCGCAGATGGAAATCAACTTCATGCACGGCGATCCCTTGAAGCTCGCCGACAGCGTGTTCCTGTTCAAGCGCACAGTGCGTGAAGCCGCGCTTCGTCACAAGATGTACGCGACCTTCATGGCCAAGCCGATGGAAGGCGAACCGGGCTCGGCGATGCACATGCACCAGAGCCTCGTCGACGAAGCCACCGGCAAGAACCTGTTCACCGCCGCGGACAGCGAGCCCACGTCGCTCTTCACCGGCTATATCGCCGGGCTGCAGACCTACACGCCGGCGCTGATGCCGATTTTCGCGCCGTACATCAACTCGTATCGCCGCCTGTCGCGCTTCATGGCTGCGCCGATCAACGTGGCATGGGGTTACGACAACCGCACGGTGGGTTTCCGGATTCCGCATTCGGGCCCGGCTGCGCGCCGGATCGAAAACCGGATTCCGGGCGTGGACTGCAATCCGTATCTGGCAATCGCGGCGACCCTCGCTGCGGGCTATCTCGGCATGACGCAAAGGCTCGAAGCCAGCAAGCCGCTGCTTAGCGACGGCTATGCATTGCCCTACCAGTTGCCGCGCAACCTCGAAGAGGGTTTGTCGCTGATGAGCGCTTGCGAGCCGATCGCCGAAGTCCTCGGCGAGCCATTCGTCAAGGCTTACCTCGCGCTCAAGGAAACCGAATACGAAGCGTTTTTCCGCGTGATCAGTTCGTGGGAACGCCGGCATCTGCTGCTGCACGTTTAA
- a CDS encoding aldehyde dehydrogenase — MDWRRLAAEVRPQAQAHIDGRFTDARDGKTFQAINPATEAVIADVASCGTAEVDDAVRAARASFEAGHWSRCPPAERKRVLCRLGALIASHGAELALLDSLNMGKRVVDAFEIDVPAASGLFCWYGEAIDKVNGEVASTDPGNLAVVTREPLGVVGAVVPWNFPLDMVAWKIAPALAAGNSVVLKPAEQSPLSALRLAELALEAGLPPGVLNVVPGFGETAGRALGLHPDVDVLAFTGSTAVGKKFLEYAAQSNMKQVWLECGGKSPNLVFEDADDLDLAARKACFGIFFNQGEVCSANSRLLVQRSIHDEFVDRLIAHSRDFMPGDPLDPASGMGAIVDRAQFDRVRGWIERGRASSTLATGGGTQLVDGKGYFIEPTIFVDVNASDPIAREEIFGPVLSVLKFDTEDEAIELANDSIYGLAASVWTGSLSRAHRVASRLRAGTVSVNTVDALSAQTPFGGFRQSGFGRDLSLHALDKYTGLKTTWISY, encoded by the coding sequence ATGGACTGGCGGCGGCTGGCCGCGGAAGTTCGACCGCAAGCACAGGCACATATCGACGGCCGCTTCACGGACGCTCGAGACGGCAAGACCTTCCAGGCGATCAATCCGGCGACCGAAGCGGTGATTGCCGACGTTGCATCGTGCGGCACGGCAGAGGTCGACGACGCTGTCCGTGCCGCCCGTGCTTCGTTTGAAGCGGGGCACTGGTCGCGTTGTCCGCCGGCGGAACGCAAGCGCGTCTTGTGCCGGTTGGGGGCATTGATTGCGTCCCACGGCGCAGAGCTCGCTTTGCTCGACTCGCTCAACATGGGCAAACGCGTGGTCGACGCCTTCGAGATCGACGTTCCTGCCGCAAGCGGCCTGTTCTGCTGGTACGGCGAGGCGATAGATAAAGTGAACGGCGAGGTCGCATCGACCGACCCGGGCAATCTCGCCGTTGTCACGCGGGAGCCGCTCGGCGTGGTCGGCGCGGTTGTGCCGTGGAATTTCCCGCTCGATATGGTGGCCTGGAAAATTGCACCCGCGCTGGCGGCGGGAAATAGTGTGGTGCTCAAACCGGCGGAACAGTCTCCATTGTCCGCGCTGCGTCTTGCCGAACTGGCCCTGGAAGCGGGGTTGCCGCCAGGCGTGCTCAACGTGGTGCCTGGCTTTGGAGAAACGGCGGGACGCGCGCTCGGATTGCATCCGGACGTCGACGTCCTGGCCTTTACCGGATCGACGGCCGTCGGCAAGAAGTTTCTCGAGTACGCCGCGCAGTCGAATATGAAGCAGGTCTGGCTCGAATGCGGCGGCAAGAGTCCGAATCTGGTTTTCGAAGACGCGGACGATCTCGATCTTGCGGCTCGCAAAGCGTGCTTCGGCATCTTCTTCAACCAGGGCGAAGTGTGCTCGGCGAATTCACGGCTGCTGGTGCAGCGCTCGATCCATGATGAATTTGTCGATCGGCTGATCGCCCATTCGCGTGACTTCATGCCGGGCGACCCGCTCGATCCGGCCAGCGGCATGGGTGCCATCGTCGACCGTGCGCAGTTTGACCGGGTCAGAGGATGGATCGAGCGAGGTCGCGCGAGCTCGACGTTGGCGACCGGCGGCGGGACCCAGCTGGTCGACGGCAAGGGCTATTTCATCGAGCCGACCATCTTTGTCGATGTGAACGCAAGCGATCCGATCGCGCGAGAGGAAATCTTTGGGCCGGTCCTGTCGGTTCTGAAATTCGACACCGAGGACGAGGCGATCGAGCTCGCCAACGATTCGATTTACGGACTCGCCGCATCGGTTTGGACCGGCAGCCTGTCACGCGCCCATCGCGTGGCGTCACGCTTGCGCGCCGGCACGGTTTCCGTCAACACCGTCGATGCACTCAGCGCGCAAACCCCGTTTGGCGGCTTCCGTCAATCGGGGTTCGGCCGGGATCTGTCGTTGCATGCACTCGATAAATACACCGGGCTGAAAACGACCTGGATCAGCTATTGA
- a CDS encoding aspartate aminotransferase family protein: MNAPHFPHRATGDYQQSDAAHHLHAFVDQKALNSEGARVMVRGEGVYLWDNDGNRYIDGMSGLWCTNVGYGRQELIDAASRQMKELSYYNMFFHTTHPAVIELSERLFSLLGDRFSHVVYTNSGSEANEVLIRTVRRYWDIMGKPGKKVLIGRINGYHGSTVGSASLGGMAFMHEMGDLPIPNITHVDEPYWYANGGDLTPEAFGKRAALSLERKILELGADRVGAFVAEPFQGAGGMIFPPDGYWQEIQRICRQYDVLLCADEVIGGFGRTGEWFAHRHFGFEPDLICIAKGLTSGYVPMGGLLMSRQVGEALVERGGVYAHGLTYSGHPLAAAVALANLDVLEKDHLVERTKNDTGPYLQRALREAFADHPLIGEIQGVGAVAAIQFAKNKATRERFSDEAELTWHSRTVGFELGAIVRSTNGRLIVAPPLVIDHAQIDELVGKMRQAVDATAKKVLGNRG; the protein is encoded by the coding sequence ATGAATGCTCCTCACTTTCCGCACCGCGCCACCGGCGATTACCAACAAAGCGATGCAGCGCATCACCTGCATGCCTTCGTCGATCAGAAAGCCCTGAACAGCGAAGGGGCGCGCGTGATGGTGCGGGGCGAAGGTGTCTATCTTTGGGATAACGACGGAAACCGTTATATCGACGGCATGTCCGGCCTCTGGTGCACCAACGTCGGGTATGGCCGCCAGGAACTGATCGACGCAGCGTCACGCCAAATGAAGGAACTTTCGTACTACAACATGTTCTTTCACACCACGCATCCCGCAGTGATCGAATTGTCGGAACGGCTGTTCTCGCTGCTGGGCGATCGTTTTAGTCATGTCGTGTACACGAACTCCGGCTCCGAGGCGAATGAAGTGCTCATTCGCACGGTCCGGCGGTACTGGGACATCATGGGCAAGCCCGGCAAGAAGGTATTGATCGGGCGGATCAATGGCTATCACGGGTCGACCGTCGGCAGCGCGTCGCTGGGCGGCATGGCGTTCATGCACGAGATGGGTGACTTGCCGATTCCGAATATCACGCACGTCGATGAGCCGTATTGGTACGCGAACGGTGGCGACCTGACGCCCGAAGCGTTCGGCAAGCGGGCCGCGTTGTCGCTCGAACGCAAGATTCTCGAACTGGGTGCCGACCGGGTCGGGGCATTCGTCGCCGAGCCCTTCCAGGGGGCGGGCGGCATGATCTTCCCGCCGGACGGGTACTGGCAGGAGATTCAGCGTATTTGCCGCCAGTACGACGTGCTGCTGTGCGCGGACGAGGTGATTGGCGGCTTCGGCCGAACCGGCGAGTGGTTCGCGCATCGGCATTTCGGATTCGAGCCGGATCTGATCTGTATCGCGAAGGGCCTGACTTCGGGCTACGTGCCGATGGGCGGCCTGCTGATGAGCCGGCAGGTCGGCGAGGCGCTGGTGGAGCGAGGCGGTGTCTATGCGCACGGGCTGACCTATTCGGGGCACCCGCTCGCGGCGGCGGTCGCATTGGCCAATCTCGATGTCCTCGAGAAAGACCATCTTGTCGAGCGGACCAAGAACGATACCGGTCCGTATTTGCAGCGCGCATTGCGTGAAGCATTCGCCGATCATCCGTTGATCGGCGAGATCCAGGGTGTGGGCGCGGTGGCCGCGATACAGTTCGCGAAGAACAAGGCTACGCGCGAGCGCTTCAGCGACGAAGCGGAGTTGACCTGGCATAGCCGGACTGTCGGCTTCGAACTGGGCGCCATCGTGCGCTCGACCAATGGCCGGCTGATCGTCGCGCCGCCGCTTGTGATCGACCATGCGCAGATCGACGAACTGGTCGGCAAGATGCGGCAGGCCGTCGATGCGACCGCAAAGAAGGTGCTCGGGAATCGCGGTTGA
- a CDS encoding LysR family transcriptional regulator, translating into MSIELSDMRFFVEAVRHGSITRASLELDIPKSSGSRRITRMEKELGVQLVKRTTRKVNATPVGKAYFDRCVLVLEEVARAEQMVSEERSTPAGRLRIAIPAELGAQRFAACFAEFMQANPGISMEVEAGPGSRLVDVVASDVDVWIKTGDAPDSNLIVRRLGVLARSLYASPAYLERHPAPTHPEQLDAHECLLLGDQPYSLEPWSFTRGSQCVSPEPPSNMWVNSLAVLRQLTVSGLGLAVMPDLHAQGDVDSGRLVKVMTDWAPEPIEVNLLMSHRELLPARIRSFVDFMVGKARAW; encoded by the coding sequence ATGAGTATCGAACTATCCGACATGAGGTTCTTCGTCGAAGCGGTGCGGCATGGCAGCATCACGCGCGCCTCACTCGAGCTCGACATTCCTAAATCTTCGGGAAGCCGCCGGATCACCAGGATGGAGAAAGAGCTGGGTGTGCAACTCGTCAAGCGCACCACGCGCAAGGTGAACGCGACGCCAGTCGGGAAAGCCTACTTTGACCGCTGTGTCCTGGTCCTCGAAGAGGTCGCGCGAGCCGAACAGATGGTCAGCGAAGAACGCTCGACGCCGGCCGGGCGCCTGCGTATTGCGATTCCGGCCGAACTCGGCGCCCAGCGTTTCGCCGCATGCTTCGCTGAATTCATGCAGGCCAACCCCGGTATTTCGATGGAAGTCGAAGCGGGGCCGGGCAGCCGTCTTGTCGATGTCGTCGCGAGCGACGTCGACGTATGGATCAAGACGGGCGACGCGCCGGATTCCAACTTGATCGTCCGGCGACTGGGGGTACTGGCCCGCTCGCTGTACGCGAGTCCCGCGTATCTCGAGCGTCACCCCGCGCCAACGCATCCCGAACAGCTCGACGCTCACGAATGTCTGCTGCTGGGAGACCAGCCTTACTCCCTCGAACCGTGGTCGTTCACGCGCGGCAGCCAATGCGTGAGCCCTGAGCCGCCGAGCAACATGTGGGTGAACAGTCTCGCGGTTCTGCGCCAGTTGACGGTTTCCGGGCTGGGTCTCGCCGTCATGCCGGACCTTCATGCGCAAGGCGACGTCGACAGTGGCCGGCTCGTCAAGGTCATGACCGACTGGGCTCCCGAGCCGATCGAGGTCAATCTCCTGATGTCGCACCGCGAGCTGCTGCCGGCGCGTATCCGGTCGTTCGTCGACTTCATGGTCGGCAAGGCGCGTGCGTGGTAG
- a CDS encoding 4-hydroxylaminobenzoate lyase: MSHPQLASAKDELIARCLRFLREVKDMTAGAEVEHWLNTRYGVGSELYQNLSRLIAIGVKEGWAADVEIAGPRYRRARLVEPCVETCFFSITAVLMDSTGNTQHNPEGSFRGDYHSHPYGEFNMVVPLDKGAALAGPNGWCHGGWTAPSPGSHHYPEAKDGAVIALFFLPAGRIAYNVEPPQQRCPAA, from the coding sequence ATGTCTCACCCCCAACTCGCCAGTGCCAAAGACGAACTCATCGCCCGCTGTCTGCGCTTTCTGCGAGAGGTCAAGGACATGACCGCGGGCGCGGAGGTCGAGCACTGGCTGAACACCCGGTACGGCGTTGGAAGCGAGCTGTATCAGAACCTGTCGCGGTTGATTGCTATCGGCGTGAAGGAAGGCTGGGCGGCCGACGTCGAAATCGCCGGTCCGCGCTATCGCCGCGCGCGACTCGTCGAGCCTTGCGTAGAGACGTGCTTCTTCAGCATCACCGCCGTGCTGATGGATAGCACGGGCAACACCCAGCACAACCCAGAAGGCAGCTTCCGTGGCGACTATCACTCGCACCCGTATGGCGAGTTCAACATGGTCGTGCCGCTCGATAAAGGCGCTGCGCTCGCGGGTCCGAACGGCTGGTGTCACGGCGGCTGGACAGCGCCCTCGCCGGGCAGCCACCACTATCCGGAAGCCAAGGACGGCGCTGTCATCGCGCTCTTCTTCCTGCCCGCGGGACGGATTGCGTACAACGTCGAGCCGCCGCAACAACGCTGCCCGGCGGCTTGA
- a CDS encoding lysozyme, with the protein MTDPLYQCVTNTDPNSNINVYTSRLCRPWKISNEGLSFVAVIESGLLNGKNFQGHQVTDGFILTVYLDNRGLPTVGCGHLVVPNDKLKTGQAITIEQAQKFLRDDLAAVENRLNRDVKVPLYQFEYDALVSIVFNCGAYGGADKIIAKINIGNYNALFDFILTYRIGNNPNLKHRRFWEGRLFASGVYDARH; encoded by the coding sequence ATGACTGATCCGCTGTACCAGTGCGTGACGAACACAGACCCAAATTCGAACATCAACGTTTATACGTCACGTTTGTGCAGGCCTTGGAAAATTTCGAATGAAGGATTGTCGTTCGTTGCGGTGATCGAATCCGGGCTGCTGAACGGCAAGAACTTCCAGGGCCACCAAGTAACCGACGGCTTTATTCTCACCGTATATTTGGATAATCGAGGTTTACCTACCGTCGGTTGCGGTCACCTTGTTGTTCCTAATGACAAGTTGAAAACCGGGCAAGCGATCACGATAGAGCAGGCACAAAAATTCTTGCGGGACGATTTGGCGGCCGTCGAAAATAGACTTAATCGAGATGTTAAGGTTCCCCTCTATCAATTTGAATACGATGCACTTGTTAGCATAGTATTCAACTGCGGCGCCTATGGGGGAGCGGACAAGATCATAGCGAAAATCAACATTGGAAATTACAATGCTCTATTCGATTTTATACTGACATATCGAATCGGCAACAATCCAAACCTTAAACATCGCCGCTTTTGGGAAGGGCGTCTGTTTGCTTCAGGGGTATATGATGCGAGACATTAA
- a CDS encoding LLM class flavin-dependent oxidoreductase, whose amino-acid sequence MQRDDMILSAFFFNPQGDHRVSWRYPTAPGHEIYGLPYFQKLAEVAEAARFDAVFIADHVAMWDTFPSNVAHYANARLEPITLLSALAAVTRDIGLIGTVSASYSEPYNTARAFASLDHLSMGRAAWNVVTSGMNEEAMNFGRDGNIEHGYRYERAAEFLEIAKDLWDSWEDGAVLLDKATGFFAEPSKVHRIEHEGKHFKVRGPLNVPRPPQGYPVIVQAGSSGDGKNLAAKHADLHFAVVRTLEDGVSYRREMNALLASHGREPDSLKILPGILPIVAGSREEAQEKREFLETLVPERFGVDLVSSWCGTDVSHLPIDGPLPELPDESTYDGQRSNLARLKSFKQQNLSIREVARRLSNAGAVPMVAGRPQDIADEMEAWFKGGACDGFNLMFPVLPEDWLNFAEQVVPELQRRGIAQPSYRHGTLRDKLGLARPANRFAAS is encoded by the coding sequence ATGCAACGCGACGACATGATACTGAGCGCATTTTTCTTCAATCCGCAGGGCGACCATCGCGTGTCGTGGCGGTACCCCACCGCGCCCGGGCACGAGATTTATGGGCTGCCGTACTTTCAGAAACTCGCGGAAGTCGCGGAGGCCGCGCGCTTCGACGCCGTATTCATCGCCGATCACGTGGCGATGTGGGATACCTTCCCGAGCAACGTGGCGCACTACGCGAACGCGAGGCTGGAGCCGATCACGCTGCTGTCCGCGCTCGCCGCGGTGACGCGGGACATCGGTCTAATCGGTACGGTGTCCGCCTCGTACAGCGAGCCCTACAACACGGCCCGGGCATTCGCGTCGCTGGACCATCTGAGCATGGGGCGCGCAGCTTGGAATGTCGTGACCTCGGGGATGAACGAAGAGGCCATGAATTTTGGCCGCGACGGCAACATCGAGCACGGGTATCGATACGAGCGGGCGGCCGAATTCCTCGAAATTGCAAAGGATCTCTGGGATAGCTGGGAGGACGGAGCCGTTTTGCTGGACAAGGCGACAGGGTTCTTCGCCGAGCCGTCGAAAGTGCACCGCATCGAGCATGAAGGAAAGCATTTCAAGGTGCGCGGTCCGCTCAATGTTCCGCGTCCCCCGCAGGGCTACCCCGTCATCGTCCAGGCGGGCTCGTCGGGTGACGGAAAGAATCTGGCCGCGAAGCACGCCGACCTGCATTTTGCAGTCGTGCGCACCCTCGAAGACGGCGTCAGCTATCGACGGGAAATGAACGCGCTTCTAGCCAGCCATGGACGCGAGCCCGACAGTCTCAAGATACTCCCCGGCATCCTGCCGATCGTGGCGGGATCGCGTGAAGAAGCGCAGGAAAAGCGCGAGTTTCTCGAAACGCTGGTGCCCGAACGCTTCGGCGTGGATCTGGTTTCGAGCTGGTGCGGCACCGATGTCTCGCACCTCCCGATCGACGGTCCGCTGCCGGAACTCCCGGATGAGTCGACCTACGACGGTCAGCGCAGCAACCTCGCAAGACTGAAATCCTTCAAGCAGCAAAACCTGAGCATCCGCGAGGTGGCGCGCAGGCTTTCGAACGCCGGAGCCGTGCCGATGGTGGCGGGCCGCCCGCAGGATATCGCCGACGAAATGGAAGCGTGGTTCAAAGGCGGCGCATGCGATGGCTTCAATCTGATGTTCCCGGTGCTGCCGGAAGACTGGCTGAATTTCGCCGAGCAAGTCGTGCCGGAATTGCAGCGGCGAGGGATCGCACAACCGAGCTATCGGCATGGGACGCTGCGCGACAAGCTCGGCTTGGCGAGGCCGGCGAATCGGTTCGCGGCGAGTTAG
- a CDS encoding glycoside hydrolase family 19 protein, which produces MTLDEFKNAAAISAELAQRWHPEIDAAMFDFAIVKPARVAAFIAQTGHETLGFTLTRELWGPTPAQQAYEPPSRKARDLGNVRAGDGRRFLGRGLIQITGRANYLACGLALGVDLETAPELLEHEPWAARSAAWWWEQHGCNALADSGNFVALTQRINGGTNGLDDRMRRWAIAKEVLRL; this is translated from the coding sequence ATGACACTAGACGAATTCAAGAACGCCGCCGCGATTTCAGCGGAGCTCGCGCAACGCTGGCATCCGGAGATCGATGCCGCGATGTTCGATTTCGCGATCGTCAAGCCCGCACGCGTGGCGGCATTCATCGCGCAGACCGGGCACGAAACGCTCGGCTTCACGCTCACGCGCGAACTTTGGGGCCCGACGCCCGCGCAGCAGGCGTACGAGCCGCCGTCGCGCAAGGCACGCGATCTCGGCAACGTCCGCGCGGGCGACGGCCGTCGCTTTCTCGGACGCGGGCTCATCCAGATCACGGGACGCGCGAACTATCTCGCGTGCGGCCTTGCGCTCGGCGTGGACCTCGAGACCGCCCCCGAATTGCTCGAACACGAGCCATGGGCCGCCCGCTCGGCCGCCTGGTGGTGGGAGCAGCACGGCTGCAACGCACTCGCCGACTCGGGCAACTTCGTCGCGCTGACCCAGCGCATCAACGGCGGCACCAACGGGCTCGACGACCGGATGCGCCGCTGGGCGATCGCGAAGGAGGTGCTGCGGTTGTGA
- a CDS encoding DUF4239 domain-containing protein: protein MLFLYNWPSWLMGLFVVGVTLAAALGGYALFRRFAPVRLQPEQRSMAIAMVSVITTINSLLVAFSAISVWDAYNDAARTVDAEATAAGELSRDLAAFGDPVADAASQALRVYLDGVVKHEWPKMQQHAEGDAQSAERFDRLFDAANRIEPHSERQRVLLGEVLARVNEMAKHREQRLLTLDVAMPATLWGVMLLASAVSFLLLYVLPGTRFNIAIVTSWAVTLGLAFFFVLAVDRPFAGEVSVGAEPLQRIADAMDAREKLAAQTAPGEPQPARGSGGTD from the coding sequence ATGCTCTTTCTCTATAACTGGCCGTCGTGGCTGATGGGGCTGTTCGTCGTCGGCGTGACGCTCGCGGCCGCGCTCGGCGGCTACGCGCTCTTTCGCCGTTTCGCTCCGGTGCGCCTGCAGCCGGAGCAGCGGTCGATGGCGATCGCGATGGTGTCGGTGATCACCACGATCAATTCGCTGCTCGTCGCGTTTTCCGCGATCAGCGTCTGGGACGCGTACAACGACGCGGCGCGCACCGTCGACGCCGAGGCGACAGCCGCGGGCGAACTGTCGCGCGACCTCGCGGCGTTCGGCGATCCGGTCGCGGATGCGGCGTCGCAAGCGCTGCGCGTCTATTTGGACGGCGTCGTGAAGCACGAGTGGCCGAAGATGCAGCAGCATGCCGAGGGCGATGCGCAATCGGCGGAGCGCTTCGACCGGCTCTTCGACGCCGCGAACCGCATCGAGCCGCACAGCGAGCGGCAGCGCGTGCTGCTCGGCGAAGTGCTTGCGCGCGTCAACGAGATGGCGAAGCACCGCGAGCAGCGGCTCTTGACGCTCGACGTCGCCATGCCCGCCACGCTGTGGGGCGTGATGCTGCTCGCGAGCGCCGTCTCGTTCCTGTTGCTCTATGTTCTGCCCGGCACCCGCTTTAACATCGCCATCGTCACGAGCTGGGCCGTCACGCTCGGACTTGCGTTCTTTTTCGTGCTTGCCGTCGATCGGCCGTTCGCGGGCGAAGTCAGCGTCGGCGCTGAGCCGCTGCAGCGCATCGCCGACGCGATGGACGCGCGCGAGAAACTCGCGGCACAGACCGCGCCCGGCGAGCCGCAGCCGGCGCGCGGTTCCGGCGGGACCGACTAA
- a CDS encoding S8 family serine peptidase: MDKDKKPTPPKAAPASADAAAPAANGALPSPAADAVPVANGKRQYLVAPRRGLLAKQAAVTPMSAGDMNNAIGRLPGVEVVKVISSNKNAQMMSARPDEATDTYVVKIDPAHAQVLQATAPPEMIIEEDHPLGYGKKPDGDAGAQLRPQSAFGTAVSRPVTIRVLGENGQPEPNVPVTLAGDGFPANGVTDANGEVTLTVLQMEPGPVQSLAVRPHHTYWNSYLVTPTLSSEQVNVVRLVPLSQPNPNVPPLVPLGWGQRLMGLDEAGGAATGRGVRVAIVDSGADAAHPLLSHILRGADMTNEQDPETWKNDVIGHGSHCAGVIGARVGTQAEKEQMAMRGFVPDAEIHVLKIFPGGQFSTLLQALDYCIDHDIDVVNLSLGAPQASLAVEQKLMEAVQSGVACIVAAGNSGGPVQYPAASPYVLAVSALGLQRELPASAWEQTQIVAQATTADGLFSPAFSCHGPQIGVCGPGVGIVSTVPGSAFNPESGTSMAAPHITGLAALLLSDPQLARYLGPRGPQRVSALFQLIRMICSPIATNDAANRFGAGLPRLQNLRQLMPQAYR; encoded by the coding sequence ATGGACAAGGACAAGAAACCGACTCCCCCGAAGGCCGCGCCCGCGTCCGCCGATGCCGCCGCGCCCGCGGCGAACGGCGCGCTGCCCTCGCCCGCCGCCGACGCGGTACCCGTCGCGAACGGCAAGCGCCAGTACCTGGTCGCGCCGCGGCGCGGCCTGCTCGCGAAACAGGCCGCCGTCACGCCGATGTCGGCGGGCGACATGAACAACGCCATCGGCAGGCTGCCCGGCGTCGAGGTCGTCAAAGTCATCAGCAGCAACAAGAACGCGCAGATGATGTCCGCGCGGCCCGACGAGGCCACGGACACCTACGTCGTGAAGATCGACCCCGCGCACGCCCAGGTGCTGCAGGCCACCGCGCCGCCCGAAATGATCATCGAAGAGGATCATCCGCTCGGCTATGGAAAGAAGCCCGACGGCGACGCCGGCGCGCAGCTGCGTCCGCAATCGGCCTTCGGCACGGCGGTGAGCCGGCCGGTGACGATCCGCGTGCTGGGCGAGAACGGCCAGCCCGAGCCGAACGTGCCCGTCACGCTCGCCGGCGACGGCTTCCCCGCGAACGGCGTCACGGACGCCAACGGCGAAGTCACGCTGACCGTCCTGCAAATGGAGCCGGGCCCGGTTCAATCGCTGGCGGTGCGCCCGCACCACACGTACTGGAACAGCTATCTCGTCACGCCGACGCTCTCGAGCGAGCAGGTGAACGTGGTGCGGCTCGTGCCGTTGTCGCAGCCGAACCCCAACGTGCCGCCGCTCGTGCCGCTCGGCTGGGGCCAGCGCCTGATGGGTCTCGACGAGGCGGGCGGCGCGGCGACCGGCCGCGGCGTGCGCGTCGCGATCGTCGACTCGGGCGCGGACGCCGCGCATCCGCTCCTGTCCCATATCCTGCGCGGCGCCGACATGACCAACGAGCAGGACCCGGAGACCTGGAAAAACGATGTGATCGGCCACGGCTCGCATTGCGCCGGCGTGATCGGCGCACGCGTCGGCACTCAGGCGGAGAAGGAGCAAATGGCGATGCGCGGGTTCGTCCCCGACGCGGAGATCCACGTGCTGAAGATCTTTCCGGGCGGCCAGTTCAGCACGCTGCTCCAGGCGCTCGACTATTGCATCGACCACGACATCGACGTCGTGAACCTGAGCCTGGGCGCGCCGCAAGCGTCGCTCGCCGTCGAGCAGAAGCTGATGGAGGCCGTGCAAAGCGGCGTCGCGTGCATCGTTGCGGCCGGCAATTCGGGTGGCCCCGTGCAGTACCCGGCGGCGTCCCCGTATGTGCTCGCGGTGTCGGCGCTCGGCTTGCAGCGCGAGCTGCCGGCGAGCGCATGGGAGCAGACGCAGATCGTCGCGCAGGCCACGACCGCCGATGGCCTGTTCTCTCCGGCGTTCTCGTGTCACGGCCCGCAGATCGGCGTGTGCGGTCCCGGTGTCGGCATCGTGTCGACCGTGCCGGGCTCGGCGTTCAATCCGGAGTCCGGAACGTCGATGGCGGCGCCGCATATCACCGGTCTTGCGGCGCTGCTGCTGAGCGATCCGCAGCTCGCCCGCTATCTCGGGCCGCGCGGACCGCAGCGCGTCTCGGCGCTGTTCCAGCTGATCCGGATGATCTGCTCGCCGATCGCGACGAACGACGCGGCGAATCGCTTCGGCGCGGGCCTGCCGCGGCTGCAGAACCTGCGGCAATTGATGCCGCAGGCGTACCGCTGA